A region from the Ptychodera flava strain L36383 chromosome 10, AS_Pfla_20210202, whole genome shotgun sequence genome encodes:
- the LOC139142900 gene encoding uncharacterized protein isoform X3 gives MVRVTVLVLVVPLLTAFQGTLGFFDGLSSQPEGAFNSLPILRATLLRQLTSNLRVATGVPGPVIRALGSARVPLPVMRAMLSRHYEQQDDDTLRNLVLFRLLGAQLGKKIIEGALAMEEDSRVYNIGTYFNRDCALEYEGENAAMVGFLPDLLHAVCEEAGKKCTYQYVTHGQCLSHKRGELPRAGDGLLARSFDVCFSWFKTPERQLSVSYTDPFWVFDNSAYLYVRRGNPGNFDPEKIEDKTIGFFNGIASDFPCLLRANNITFFDAERLGIKGHYVVQDEMYTLLKNGQVTRGVSTACSS, from the exons ATGGTACGTGTGACCGTTCTTGTCCTTGTAGTACCGCTGTTAACTGCCTTTCAAG GCACCTTGGGGTTCTTTGACGGTCTGAGCAGTCAACCAGAAGGAGCGTTCAACAGCCTTCCGATCCTCAGGGCGACGCTTTTAAGACAACTCACAAGTAACCTCAGAGTTGCGACAGGTGTACCGGGTCCAGTAATCCGAGCCCTGGGGTCAGCGAGAGTTCCTCTGCCAGTGATGCGTGCAATGTTATCACGACATTATGAGCAG CAAGACGATGACACGCTGCGTAATCTGGTACTGTTTCGTTTACTTGGGGCACAGCTGGGGAAGAAAATCATAGAGGGAGCACTCGCCATGGAGGAAGACTCAAGAGTTTACAATATCGGGACATATTTCAACCGTGATTGTGCTCTCGAGTACGA AGGGGAAAATGCCGCAATGGTCGGATTTTTGCCAGATTTACTGCACGCAG TTTGTGAAGAAGCTGGGAAGAAATGCACATATCAATATGTTACTCACGGCCAATGTTTATCACACAAACGTGGGGAGCTTCCGAGGGCAGGAGACG GACTTCTAGCGAGGAGTTTTGACGTCTGTTTCTCCTGGTTCAAAACTCCTGAACGTCAACTGTCTGTGTCATATACAGACCCCTTCTGGGTCTTTGATAATTCAGCTTACCTCTACGTAAGAAGAGGTAACCCAGGCAACTTTGATCCTGAAAAAATAGAGGACAAGACAATAG GTTTCTTTAATGGCATAGCAAGTGACTTTCCGTGTTTATTACGAGCAAATAATATCACGTTTTTTGACGCTGAACGTCTGGGCATCAAAGGTCATTATGTCGTACAAGATGAGATGTATACGCTCCTGAAGAATGGTCAG